A genomic window from Streptomyces sp. NBC_00234 includes:
- a CDS encoding ATP-binding protein: MGKDNTSLRAVGWAQSFPVSQGVRAGRRWTQGHLMSLEWTESAPETVDAILLSVSELITNAHVHAHSDAQLVLTWDSHCLHVSVHDSDPLPPAKQPEDLTTTGGRGLAIVDALADGWATHPQASGKTVTACFVPPGAPKPRHGGDVS, encoded by the coding sequence ATGGGGAAGGACAACACGTCGCTGCGCGCGGTGGGATGGGCGCAATCGTTTCCGGTGTCGCAAGGGGTGCGGGCCGGTCGGCGGTGGACGCAGGGGCACCTGATGTCCCTGGAGTGGACCGAGAGCGCCCCCGAAACAGTGGACGCGATACTGCTCAGTGTCTCCGAGCTGATCACCAACGCGCACGTGCACGCGCACAGCGACGCCCAGCTGGTCCTCACCTGGGACAGCCACTGCCTGCATGTGAGTGTCCACGACTCCGACCCCCTTCCCCCTGCCAAGCAGCCCGAAGACCTCACGACGACCGGAGGCCGCGGACTGGCCATCGTCGACGCGCTCGCCGACGGCTGGGCCACGCATCCGCAGGCGTCGGGCAAGACAGTCACCGCGTGCTTCGTGCCACCAGGTGCTCCGAAGCCTCGGCATGGCGGGGACGTCAGCTGA
- a CDS encoding DUF6221 family protein yields the protein MKNDEVADLTNFLQARIDEDEAGAQAVKPDSAEGTAGLKARVLADISAKRGVLRFVEQMQQDAEQDDFMVHRPAMIVLSATAFPLRHLVAAYASHPDFRPEWLPNEEEVEPDPKLSRSARA from the coding sequence ATGAAAAATGACGAAGTCGCGGACCTGACGAACTTCCTCCAAGCTCGTATTGACGAGGACGAAGCTGGGGCACAGGCCGTGAAGCCCGACTCGGCCGAGGGCACCGCAGGGCTGAAGGCCCGGGTTCTCGCAGACATCTCCGCCAAACGTGGTGTCCTGCGCTTTGTGGAGCAGATGCAGCAGGACGCAGAGCAGGACGACTTCATGGTTCACCGTCCCGCCATGATTGTGCTCTCTGCGACTGCGTTCCCGCTCCGCCATCTCGTTGCGGCATACGCCTCACACCCCGACTTCCGGCCTGAATGGTTGCCGAACGAGGAGGAAGTCGAGCCGGACCCGAAACTCAGTCGCTCCGCCCGGGCATAG
- a CDS encoding GmrSD restriction endonuclease domain-containing protein, giving the protein MGLANEKIISQVEDLLRGMVVIPSIQRDFVWMRPDVRDLFDSLYRGYPVGALLLWKTGLSVPFKTAAVVQTDKTTHQPLYLLDGQQRLTSLAWVYRPQSKADGRHIDLRFDVRTEEFVTPSAVQRKDPLLIPVSTLLQENVQFYPVLIKAGVSPDDPDFGTWMQRLQKVNNIRYHQIAVITYESDDYEEVAELFARLNKGGRRLSKGDLVYSAIAARWSAGLDTMDAFHQELRDSDFDLNREAVLRLMSLLAGTGAHHIKLIGAEVDETALKEAWHATERALRFAIDFLKGECSIPRSEILSSPNVTIVPALLLHHRSGKLRPGEAQLLRRWVYTAMAFSHYSLQVEGKLDAEARLIRSRAGEDLFAELIRRASGPRSLDSALHPRDLEQKYSTHAFFKLLYIAALRDRARDWATNIAINDQPMSSGSRIEFHHVFPRARVQGTYAKEEWNSLANLAFVTGQTNKMISSGLPAEYMAGIAPERLAEQWIPSDPELRSLDRFPDFLAARRSLLANVLNELLGLPAYAGGTIRQDSDEMPADETVIAEDPSAPALVKADVQALRTEQGVELHAVYEGRRTTAYYDPPSRTVTIPSGPGRGVYESPSGAAVAVVRALNPHVNPNRNGWSFWTVTATGTLLQSIR; this is encoded by the coding sequence ATGGGACTGGCGAACGAAAAGATCATTTCCCAGGTGGAGGACCTGCTGCGGGGCATGGTCGTCATTCCCTCCATCCAGCGCGACTTCGTCTGGATGCGGCCTGACGTACGTGATCTCTTCGATTCGCTCTACCGGGGCTATCCGGTCGGCGCCCTGCTGCTGTGGAAGACCGGCCTGAGCGTCCCGTTCAAAACTGCCGCCGTCGTCCAGACCGACAAGACGACGCACCAACCCCTCTATCTGCTGGACGGACAGCAGCGGCTGACCTCCCTCGCCTGGGTCTACCGACCTCAGTCGAAGGCCGACGGTCGGCACATAGACCTGCGCTTCGACGTGCGTACCGAAGAATTCGTCACCCCGAGCGCCGTGCAGCGCAAGGATCCGCTCCTGATCCCGGTGTCGACGCTCCTGCAGGAGAACGTGCAGTTCTATCCGGTCCTGATCAAGGCCGGGGTGTCCCCCGACGACCCGGACTTCGGCACCTGGATGCAGCGGCTGCAGAAGGTGAACAACATCCGGTATCACCAGATCGCCGTCATCACCTATGAGTCCGACGATTACGAGGAGGTCGCCGAGCTCTTCGCCCGGCTGAACAAGGGCGGCCGACGGCTGTCCAAGGGCGATCTCGTGTACAGCGCCATCGCGGCCCGTTGGTCCGCCGGCCTGGACACCATGGATGCCTTTCACCAGGAACTGCGGGACAGCGACTTCGACCTGAACAGGGAAGCCGTCCTGCGCCTCATGAGCCTCCTCGCGGGCACCGGCGCCCATCACATCAAGCTCATCGGAGCGGAGGTGGACGAGACCGCGCTGAAGGAGGCATGGCACGCCACCGAGAGGGCCCTTCGCTTCGCCATCGACTTCCTGAAAGGCGAGTGCTCGATCCCCCGGTCCGAGATCCTCTCCTCGCCGAATGTCACGATCGTGCCTGCCCTGCTACTCCACCATCGGAGCGGCAAGCTGCGTCCGGGAGAGGCGCAGCTGCTGCGTCGCTGGGTGTACACGGCTATGGCCTTCAGCCACTACTCGCTGCAGGTCGAGGGCAAGCTCGACGCGGAGGCCCGGCTGATCAGGTCCCGTGCCGGGGAGGACCTGTTCGCCGAGCTCATCCGTCGTGCCTCCGGCCCCCGCTCCCTGGACAGCGCCCTCCACCCTAGGGACCTGGAGCAGAAGTACTCCACGCACGCCTTCTTCAAACTGCTCTACATCGCCGCGCTGCGGGACAGGGCGCGGGACTGGGCGACCAACATCGCCATCAACGATCAGCCGATGAGCAGCGGTTCCAGGATCGAGTTCCACCACGTGTTCCCTCGCGCCCGGGTCCAGGGGACGTACGCGAAGGAGGAGTGGAACAGCCTCGCCAACCTGGCCTTCGTCACCGGTCAGACCAACAAGATGATCTCCTCCGGGCTGCCAGCCGAGTACATGGCGGGCATCGCGCCGGAGCGCCTGGCCGAACAGTGGATCCCCAGCGACCCGGAGCTGCGGTCCCTGGACCGGTTCCCCGACTTCCTGGCTGCGCGCAGGAGCCTGCTGGCCAACGTCCTCAACGAACTCCTGGGTCTGCCCGCTTATGCCGGGGGGACCATCCGTCAGGACTCCGACGAGATGCCCGCCGACGAGACCGTGATCGCGGAAGATCCTTCCGCGCCCGCACTGGTCAAGGCAGACGTGCAGGCGTTGCGCACGGAGCAGGGCGTCGAGTTGCACGCCGTCTACGAAGGTCGGCGCACCACCGCCTACTACGATCCGCCGTCCCGCACCGTGACGATCCCCTCCGGCCCCGGCCGCGGCGTGTACGAGTCCCCCAGCGGGGCGGCGGTAGCCGTGGTGCGGGCTCTCAACCCGCACGTCAACCCGAACCGTAACGGGTGGTCGTTCTGGACCGTCACGGCCACGGGGACGCTCCTGCAAAGCATCCGGTGA
- a CDS encoding YjbQ family protein, producing MPDTFTTRVLTVTTGTAETVTDLTAECEQFLTAAAHGRDGLLNIFVPHATAGIAVLETGAGSDADLLAALHTLLPADDRWQHRHGSPGHGRDHVLPALVPPHATLPVIGGRLELGTWQSVCLVDTNVDNAERRVRLSFLG from the coding sequence ATGCCGGATACCTTCACCACACGCGTCCTGACCGTCACCACCGGGACGGCCGAGACCGTCACCGACCTGACGGCGGAGTGCGAACAGTTCCTCACCGCCGCCGCCCACGGCCGGGACGGCCTCCTCAACATCTTCGTGCCGCACGCGACGGCCGGAATCGCCGTCCTGGAAACCGGGGCGGGCAGCGACGCCGACCTGCTGGCCGCCCTCCACACCCTGCTCCCCGCCGACGACCGCTGGCAGCACCGCCACGGCAGCCCGGGCCACGGCCGCGACCACGTACTCCCCGCGCTGGTCCCGCCGCATGCGACGCTGCCGGTGATCGGGGGGCGGCTGGAGCTCGGTACGTGGCAGTCGGTCTGCCTGGTGGACACGAACGTCGACAATGCGGAGCGGCGGGTGCGGTTGAGTTTCCTCGGATAG
- a CDS encoding effector-associated constant component EACC1, protein MHVDLRMEQGAGELRSLHAWLRNDAAVRRSSTSEVKADGHPQPGQMGATLEVIKMVTENGWSAASFVMAVIAWKRTRPQSPQITITRDDTTIALTNCSDDEVRRVIRVLDDGQSGES, encoded by the coding sequence ATGCACGTCGATCTGCGTATGGAGCAAGGTGCGGGCGAACTGCGGTCGCTGCATGCCTGGCTGCGGAACGACGCAGCCGTACGGCGGTCCTCCACTTCGGAGGTGAAAGCGGACGGGCACCCTCAGCCGGGGCAGATGGGGGCGACCCTGGAAGTAATCAAGATGGTTACCGAGAATGGCTGGAGTGCGGCCTCATTCGTGATGGCTGTCATCGCCTGGAAGCGGACTCGACCGCAGAGCCCGCAGATCACGATCACCAGGGACGACACGACCATCGCGCTCACCAACTGCAGCGACGACGAGGTGCGGCGTGTGATCCGTGTCCTGGACGACGGACAGAGCGGGGAGAGCTGA
- a CDS encoding transposase, with protein MDRGDLTNSQWARLEPLLPHGIKPGRPPVWARRQLIDGIRWRTRTGAVAPAGDAHLTLCHTKASVRPRAVTAPDPG; from the coding sequence GTGGATCGTGGTGACCTGACGAACAGCCAGTGGGCCCGGCTGGAGCCGTTACTGCCGCATGGCATCAAGCCGGGCCGTCCGCCGGTGTGGGCCCGGCGGCAGCTGATAGACGGCATACGGTGGCGGACCCGGACTGGTGCAGTGGCGCCCGCCGGCGACGCTCATTTGACGCTCTGTCACACCAAGGCATCGGTTCGTCCGAGGGCTGTAACAGCCCCGGATCCGGGGTGA
- a CDS encoding putative leader peptide translates to MFRSALLTSRGHIDLLRVASAACCRGC, encoded by the coding sequence ATGTTCCGTTCAGCTCTGCTCACTTCGCGCGGTCACATCGACCTGCTGCGGGTGGCCTCCGCCGCGTGTTGTCGCGGCTGCTGA
- a CDS encoding helix-turn-helix transcriptional regulator has translation MKKNGQIAAGGGAAGIPVVSYRPSPGRPPGLEILDLPGLTARAVERGIPVTEPARPAFHLIVAMHGGQLECSVDFTSYTLGAGDWLWVWPGQVLQLADGPGDGDATVLVFPTGFPSTAAYAFVRDGEHLPNRRITPGPARQAALLRLLDALVEEHDDLSGLPLEAYVETLADLLSVILIRLVHLGDPRRHARSGGNAPFHLFCQAVEEGFGRTHRVEDYAAQLGYSSRTLTRATQAALGCGAKRYVDDRVLLEAKRLLIHSSLPPAAISNRIGFAYPTVFSAFFRQHTGMTPTEFRALAKG, from the coding sequence ATGAAGAAAAACGGACAGATCGCGGCCGGAGGCGGTGCGGCCGGGATCCCTGTCGTGTCCTACCGCCCGAGCCCCGGAAGACCACCGGGTCTGGAGATCCTCGACCTTCCCGGGCTCACCGCCCGTGCGGTCGAGCGCGGGATTCCCGTCACCGAACCCGCGCGTCCGGCGTTCCACCTGATCGTCGCCATGCACGGCGGGCAGCTGGAGTGCTCGGTGGACTTCACGTCGTACACGCTGGGCGCCGGCGACTGGCTGTGGGTGTGGCCCGGGCAGGTCCTGCAGTTGGCGGACGGACCGGGGGACGGCGATGCCACCGTGCTGGTCTTCCCGACGGGCTTCCCCAGCACCGCGGCCTACGCCTTCGTCCGGGACGGCGAGCACCTGCCGAACCGCCGCATCACCCCGGGCCCCGCGCGCCAGGCGGCCCTGCTCCGCCTCCTGGACGCGCTGGTGGAGGAGCACGACGATCTGTCCGGCCTGCCGCTGGAGGCGTACGTCGAGACGCTGGCCGACCTGCTCTCGGTGATCCTCATCCGGCTCGTCCACCTCGGCGATCCGCGACGGCACGCCCGTTCCGGTGGCAATGCGCCCTTCCACCTGTTCTGCCAGGCCGTCGAGGAGGGCTTCGGCCGCACCCACCGGGTCGAGGACTACGCCGCCCAGCTCGGTTACAGCTCGCGCACTCTCACCCGCGCCACCCAGGCGGCCCTCGGCTGCGGCGCCAAGCGCTACGTCGACGACCGGGTACTGCTAGAGGCCAAGCGCCTGCTCATCCACAGCTCGCTGCCGCCGGCCGCCATCAGCAATCGGATCGGTTTCGCCTACCCGACCGTCTTCAGCGCCTTCTTCCGTCAGCACACCGGCATGACGCCGACCGAGTTCCGGGCTCTGGCCAAGGGCTGA
- a CDS encoding caspase family protein, which produces MSVLPDPGASRAVLIGSSRFDHLEPLPAVTNNLAALAEALASPTSWGLRPEHCVILANPGSTDEVMAALRAASLEARDTLLVYYAGHGLVDLQSRLQLALPKSQQDWPESSVHYEWLRQAVLAGRSERQVLLLDCCFSGLALGTMAGGPPKLVDHASVEGSYLLAASSETSAALAPPGETYTAFTGQLLEVLRSGIVGGPELLELDAVYRHLRVSLAAQSRPEPQARNRNTGARLALGRNRAFDPDSPVSTSGGPDPSLRAWPSPGGIRTAEGFIARLGDVRVVSGLSQKAISQRSGRKIADGTVSNLLNRETLPRTWTAIPTYLSACGVPEDQVRQWKEVWKRIRVEQDDREQDLTPSAAEDRKPQTWPGRLWRRKDGSTVRPERG; this is translated from the coding sequence GTGAGTGTGTTGCCTGATCCGGGAGCATCGCGTGCCGTCCTCATCGGATCGAGCCGATTCGATCACCTTGAGCCGTTGCCGGCCGTTACCAACAATCTGGCCGCACTCGCCGAAGCGCTCGCGTCGCCCACCTCATGGGGGCTGCGGCCGGAGCACTGTGTGATCTTGGCGAACCCCGGGTCCACCGACGAGGTGATGGCCGCGTTGCGGGCTGCTTCCCTGGAGGCCCGGGACACCCTGCTGGTGTACTACGCCGGACACGGCCTGGTGGATCTGCAAAGCCGTTTGCAGCTGGCGTTGCCCAAATCCCAGCAGGACTGGCCGGAGTCGTCTGTCCACTATGAGTGGCTACGCCAGGCAGTCCTGGCGGGGCGCTCGGAACGGCAGGTTCTCCTGCTGGACTGCTGCTTCAGCGGACTCGCCTTGGGCACCATGGCTGGCGGCCCCCCGAAGCTGGTCGATCACGCTTCAGTGGAGGGGAGTTACCTTCTGGCCGCATCCTCGGAAACGAGTGCCGCTCTCGCTCCGCCAGGTGAGACCTACACGGCCTTCACCGGGCAACTGCTGGAAGTTCTGCGCAGTGGAATAGTCGGCGGTCCCGAGTTGCTGGAGCTCGACGCGGTGTATCGGCATCTGAGGGTGTCGTTGGCCGCTCAGTCGCGCCCCGAGCCACAGGCCAGAAATCGGAACACGGGAGCCCGACTGGCTCTCGGTCGAAACCGAGCGTTCGACCCGGACTCTCCCGTCAGTACGTCCGGTGGCCCGGATCCGTCCCTCCGCGCCTGGCCCTCGCCCGGTGGTATCCGGACAGCCGAGGGGTTCATCGCGCGGCTCGGGGATGTCCGGGTGGTGTCCGGGCTGTCGCAGAAGGCGATCAGCCAACGATCGGGCCGCAAGATTGCGGACGGCACGGTCAGCAACTTGCTGAATCGCGAGACGCTTCCGCGTACATGGACTGCGATCCCCACGTACTTGTCGGCGTGCGGAGTACCTGAGGACCAGGTGCGGCAGTGGAAGGAGGTGTGGAAGAGAATCCGCGTGGAACAGGACGACAGAGAGCAGGACTTGACGCCTTCTGCTGCAGAAGACCGGAAGCCCCAGACATGGCCAGGGAGACTCTGGCGGAGGAAGGACGGTAGTACCGTACGTCCCGAGCGGGGTTGA
- a CDS encoding membrane-associated oxidoreductase codes for MEIVEMTSLERRLCQAFPRGEPIDLRQSQDENPEQPSAWGPERTVRAEVIRTLLLGGPSEPGEVPALHLTGARITGLLNLQHAEIPHPIRLNVCHFEQPPDFRGAQTRQLDLSASCLPTLMATAIRVDDDLRLTGCCIPGSVQLGSAQVSGGIFLDRARLGVDGGCVLQLSHASVGNDIWAPQLVAHGEIRIGAARIEGALDLEDAHIKNSAGDALNAAHLTVGTRLNAGGLVAEGRVRLTATKVTGWLTFMEARLRNPGGVALGISSCEAAGFSLWDAAPVSGHVKMHYANFKVIHAKPEVWPVTVRLEGLTYETLAPRLPAAQRLALLERDEDGFVQHAYEQLAASYRRVGDDAEARAVQLAKQRRHRTTLPWYGKLWGYLQDATVGYGFRPIRAVAWLLALLLLGSVAYGLNHPPAAERGKGPEFNPVIYALDLLLPIIDFGQEKAFTPTGPYQWLSYLLIAAGWILATTIAAGVTRNLNRQ; via the coding sequence GTGGAGATCGTGGAAATGACCTCGCTGGAACGTCGCCTCTGTCAGGCATTCCCTCGCGGCGAACCGATCGACCTGCGCCAGTCCCAGGACGAGAACCCCGAACAGCCCAGCGCCTGGGGTCCCGAACGGACCGTCCGCGCCGAGGTCATCCGCACCCTCCTCCTCGGTGGTCCGTCCGAACCCGGCGAGGTGCCCGCCCTCCACCTCACCGGTGCGCGGATCACCGGCCTCCTGAATCTTCAGCACGCAGAGATACCGCACCCCATCCGCCTGAACGTTTGCCACTTCGAGCAACCGCCAGACTTCCGCGGAGCGCAGACCCGCCAGCTTGATCTCAGTGCGTCCTGCCTCCCCACCCTCATGGCCACCGCCATACGCGTCGACGACGACCTCCGGCTCACTGGCTGCTGTATCCCCGGAAGCGTGCAGCTGGGCAGCGCACAGGTCTCCGGCGGAATCTTCCTCGACCGCGCCCGCCTCGGCGTCGACGGCGGGTGCGTCCTCCAGCTCAGCCATGCCTCCGTCGGCAACGACATCTGGGCACCCCAACTGGTGGCCCACGGCGAGATCCGCATCGGAGCCGCCCGCATAGAAGGCGCCCTTGATCTCGAAGACGCCCACATCAAGAACTCGGCAGGTGATGCCCTCAACGCCGCCCACCTGACGGTCGGGACCAGACTCAACGCGGGCGGCCTCGTGGCCGAAGGCCGCGTCAGACTCACCGCCACCAAGGTCACCGGCTGGCTCACCTTCATGGAGGCCCGGCTCCGCAACCCGGGCGGTGTCGCACTGGGCATCAGTAGCTGTGAGGCAGCAGGGTTCTCACTCTGGGACGCGGCTCCAGTCTCAGGCCACGTCAAAATGCACTACGCCAACTTCAAGGTCATCCACGCCAAGCCCGAAGTCTGGCCCGTCACGGTACGTCTGGAGGGCCTGACGTACGAGACCCTCGCCCCGCGGCTGCCGGCCGCACAACGACTCGCCCTGCTCGAGCGAGACGAAGACGGCTTCGTGCAGCACGCCTACGAGCAACTCGCGGCCTCGTACCGCCGCGTCGGTGACGACGCCGAAGCCCGTGCAGTCCAACTCGCCAAGCAACGCCGGCACCGGACCACGCTGCCCTGGTACGGAAAACTCTGGGGCTACCTCCAGGACGCCACTGTCGGCTACGGTTTCCGCCCCATTCGTGCTGTGGCCTGGCTCCTGGCTCTTCTGCTCCTCGGCTCAGTCGCCTACGGACTGAACCATCCACCCGCGGCCGAGCGGGGCAAAGGCCCGGAATTCAACCCCGTCATCTATGCCCTCGACCTCCTCCTGCCCATCATCGACTTCGGCCAGGAAAAGGCATTCACTCCGACCGGCCCTTACCAGTGGCTGTCCTATCTCCTGATCGCAGCAGGTTGGATCCTCGCCACAACCATCGCCGCCGGAGTGACCCGCAATCTCAACCGCCAATAG
- a CDS encoding DUF6357 family protein — MARPYNPGPKQFVFAVGDGNDQQVSVGDPQEAYVAFSAFFRNRDSDTYTIEDEPASQSLVLMPGQGVIARIEAAADQSRTEYLQVDRANRYLPSAMLFFENGYSGLDYFGQWFSDLADLDASPETRGATRAATFTTEAAAIEEVGRIWGDSGIVDPSDQYYVFFDSHDVGDDRAERAELLKLIEFLGIERVDAPAEAADGEVWVRTDTRLDAEFERWS, encoded by the coding sequence ATGGCTCGCCCTTACAACCCCGGACCGAAACAGTTCGTCTTCGCTGTCGGTGATGGCAACGACCAGCAGGTCTCCGTAGGCGACCCTCAGGAAGCGTACGTAGCATTCTCCGCGTTCTTCCGAAATCGAGATTCTGATACCTACACCATCGAAGATGAACCCGCGAGCCAAAGCTTGGTGCTCATGCCCGGTCAAGGTGTGATCGCCCGGATCGAGGCGGCGGCGGATCAGTCTCGGACGGAATACCTCCAGGTCGATAGGGCCAATCGCTACCTGCCGAGCGCGATGCTGTTTTTCGAGAACGGATATTCCGGCCTCGACTACTTCGGCCAGTGGTTCTCGGACCTCGCGGACCTCGACGCGTCACCGGAGACTCGCGGTGCTACCCGCGCCGCCACGTTCACGACCGAAGCCGCGGCAATCGAAGAAGTCGGTCGGATCTGGGGAGATTCGGGCATCGTAGACCCGAGCGACCAGTACTACGTCTTCTTCGACTCGCATGATGTCGGCGATGACCGAGCTGAACGAGCCGAACTGCTCAAGTTGATCGAATTCCTCGGTATCGAACGAGTCGACGCCCCGGCCGAGGCCGCCGATGGCGAAGTCTGGGTGCGCACCGACACGCGCCTCGACGCCGAATTTGAACGGTGGTCATGA
- a CDS encoding DUF6357 family protein: protein MRDIVFTRRSGWIPNVIREAGELKLTLGAGADANHEPRTFTFSIGEAHLAVIREDLARHLLLWSAVLPLCDAAGTRDRLDENAAVALLDPILLSAPADVDALFQRIQWDRGRLIAHGADIDLLERGQVCAAMGAATETSNGKRAQEYHANRRRAERGAVLGPLDAAILRYTGQYLHGATIPKRMPDAVAPALLPEVMRVIATAEQACAGMRIGRDPRRGKRATDKRDWDRMATTVDAAVRRAHPELVDDAVHTVSFLMCSEATDRSRSTPMEDDEEAADTRADFGESARKTILSFTDDKGVEKKWIQDNHRTATAEFWEFVGDRSAADNEVFTIEDEEMGEGIQLHFYADSIARVTTVHEGEGGGSDPEYRVEYSLVDGIGGYRTLVSAFVRGGCAALEQHGSWISDAAEFERARRRRDAK from the coding sequence ATGAGAGACATAGTCTTCACGCGCAGGAGCGGCTGGATCCCGAACGTGATCCGCGAGGCCGGTGAACTGAAGCTGACGCTCGGTGCCGGGGCCGACGCCAACCATGAGCCTCGCACGTTCACGTTCTCGATCGGGGAAGCCCATCTTGCGGTGATCCGGGAGGACCTGGCCAGACACCTGCTGCTGTGGAGTGCGGTCCTTCCCCTGTGCGACGCCGCCGGCACCCGGGACCGGCTCGACGAGAACGCTGCCGTCGCACTCCTGGACCCGATCCTCCTCTCCGCGCCCGCGGACGTCGACGCGCTCTTCCAACGCATCCAGTGGGACAGGGGTCGGCTCATCGCCCATGGGGCTGACATCGATCTGCTCGAGCGCGGTCAGGTCTGCGCGGCGATGGGCGCGGCGACAGAGACGTCCAACGGGAAACGAGCTCAGGAGTACCACGCGAACCGCCGTCGCGCCGAGCGCGGAGCAGTACTCGGTCCACTCGACGCCGCGATTCTGAGGTACACGGGCCAGTACCTGCACGGTGCGACGATTCCGAAGCGGATGCCCGATGCCGTCGCCCCCGCGCTGCTGCCGGAGGTCATGCGTGTGATCGCCACCGCGGAGCAGGCATGCGCCGGGATGCGGATCGGCCGCGATCCGCGACGGGGCAAGCGCGCCACGGACAAGCGCGACTGGGACCGGATGGCGACGACGGTCGACGCGGCCGTGCGCCGTGCACACCCTGAGCTCGTCGATGACGCGGTGCATACCGTGAGCTTCCTGATGTGCTCGGAGGCCACGGACCGCTCCAGGAGCACGCCCATGGAGGATGACGAGGAGGCTGCCGACACCCGCGCCGACTTCGGCGAGAGTGCAAGGAAGACGATCCTGTCGTTCACCGACGACAAGGGCGTCGAGAAGAAGTGGATCCAGGACAATCACCGCACTGCCACCGCGGAATTCTGGGAGTTCGTCGGCGATCGCTCTGCCGCGGACAACGAAGTGTTCACCATCGAGGACGAGGAAATGGGCGAAGGGATCCAGCTCCACTTCTACGCGGACTCCATCGCCCGGGTCACGACGGTGCACGAGGGTGAAGGCGGCGGGTCGGATCCGGAGTACCGGGTCGAGTACAGCCTGGTCGACGGGATCGGCGGGTACCGGACCCTGGTGAGCGCCTTCGTCCGCGGCGGCTGCGCCGCACTCGAACAGCACGGCTCTTGGATCTCGGATGCCGCTGAGTTCGAGCGCGCGCGCCGGCGGCGCGACGCCAAGTAG
- a CDS encoding DUF4232 domain-containing protein, whose protein sequence is MHSKTVRVGSIRQGLRGTLLGAAAVAALLGATGCEPSGGEDNAAPSVSASAGESESKSPEASGDSATESGSGGSAGDTTGGGGETGGGNGTDYEDCKVTDLNTAVELQDSSGETPRHFLLTVTNGNKKPCVLNEAPLVRLGAGNDASTVETLGEPDTEPVVVEGDGTAYAGLYVFGNDEGGEAEYDQSDRFTATLVAGEGTELNGTLIFDLPDGLSSVSYDDAARVNGWAGTEGLAMRAINQL, encoded by the coding sequence GTGCACTCGAAGACAGTGAGAGTCGGATCGATACGTCAGGGCCTGCGCGGCACCCTCTTGGGGGCCGCCGCGGTCGCGGCGCTGCTGGGGGCTACCGGCTGCGAGCCTTCCGGGGGCGAGGACAACGCCGCCCCGTCGGTCTCCGCGTCGGCCGGGGAGAGCGAGTCGAAGAGTCCCGAGGCGTCGGGCGACTCCGCCACCGAAAGCGGCAGTGGCGGCTCGGCCGGCGACACGACCGGGGGCGGCGGCGAAACCGGCGGGGGCAACGGCACCGATTACGAGGACTGCAAAGTCACCGACCTCAACACCGCGGTCGAGCTGCAGGACTCGTCCGGGGAGACCCCCCGCCACTTCCTGCTGACCGTCACCAACGGCAACAAGAAGCCCTGCGTCCTCAACGAGGCACCGCTGGTGCGGCTCGGGGCCGGTAACGACGCCTCCACCGTCGAGACGCTCGGAGAGCCGGACACCGAGCCCGTCGTCGTCGAAGGAGACGGCACGGCGTACGCGGGCCTGTACGTCTTCGGTAACGACGAGGGCGGCGAGGCGGAGTACGACCAGTCCGACCGGTTCACCGCCACCCTGGTCGCCGGTGAGGGCACCGAACTCAACGGCACGCTCATCTTCGACCTGCCCGACGGCCTCTCCTCCGTCTCCTACGACGACGCGGCGCGGGTGAACGGTTGGGCCGGCACCGAGGGCCTGGCGATGCGCGCGATCAACCAGCTCTGA